The Diaphorobacter ruginosibacter genome contains a region encoding:
- a CDS encoding carboxymuconolactone decarboxylase family protein, whose amino-acid sequence MRIQPIVPGTRSELVGIEQQILAERGRISPLYQVLLHSPAIARGWEQMLSAVRNYSSIDAGIRELVILRVAMLNSAAYEFEAHVPHALKAGVSQEAIDATRHLGTAQSAHWNAAQQLAIEATDALTRGADVPEPLFARVAAQFSEQEQVEFFATVGAYNMVSRFLNAFQIGH is encoded by the coding sequence ATGAGAATCCAACCCATTGTTCCGGGCACGCGCAGCGAACTGGTCGGGATAGAGCAGCAGATCCTGGCGGAACGCGGCCGCATCTCCCCGCTGTACCAGGTGCTGCTGCACAGCCCGGCCATCGCCAGGGGCTGGGAGCAGATGCTGTCGGCGGTGCGCAACTACAGCAGCATCGATGCGGGCATCCGGGAACTCGTGATCCTGCGTGTCGCGATGCTCAACAGCGCCGCCTATGAATTCGAGGCCCATGTGCCCCATGCACTCAAGGCCGGCGTGTCGCAGGAGGCCATCGATGCCACGCGACATCTGGGCACGGCGCAGAGCGCACACTGGAACGCCGCGCAGCAACTGGCCATCGAGGCGACCGATGCGCTGACGCGCGGTGCCGATGTGCCGGAACCCCTGTTTGCCCGTGTGGCGGCACAGTTCAGCGAACAGGAGCAGGTGGAATTCTTCGCCACGGTGGGGGCATACAACATGGTGTCGCGCTTCCTCAACGCGTTCCAGATCGGGCATTGA
- the rtcA gene encoding RNA 3'-terminal phosphate cyclase: protein MDLIHIDGSTGEGGGQILRTSLALSIVTGRPFVLNNIRARRAKPGLMRQHLTCVNAASEISGAQAEGAELNSQRLAFTPGALRSGDYEFVIGSAGSSTLVLQTIWPALLFGDGVSRVVIKGGTHNPMAPPFHFLDLSYAPLMRRLGAPVQLRLKRHGFYPAGGGVIEAEISPAADTLSPFDLVDRGERRASYAECLCAAIPRSIARRELEELRQQLHWDETQMRHGDTRQDEGPGNALMAILEYANVCEVFTRLGERGVSSEQVARSLAGEVRKYLAAESAVGPYLGDQWALPLALAVHRTGRAARYTCSPLTQHARTNFEVIEQFLPVRIDVMRSAGDAGCYEVLVRPGGASAISISRTSSASCS, encoded by the coding sequence ATGGACCTCATCCACATAGACGGCTCCACCGGCGAGGGCGGTGGACAGATCCTGCGGACATCGCTGGCGCTCTCCATCGTTACCGGCCGGCCTTTCGTCCTGAACAACATTCGCGCCAGGCGCGCAAAGCCGGGCCTCATGCGCCAGCACCTGACCTGCGTGAACGCAGCATCGGAGATCTCGGGCGCACAGGCTGAAGGCGCCGAGCTCAACTCGCAGCGTCTGGCGTTCACGCCAGGCGCGCTGCGCTCCGGCGACTACGAATTCGTCATCGGCTCGGCGGGCAGCAGCACGCTGGTGCTGCAGACCATCTGGCCGGCACTGCTGTTCGGCGACGGCGTGAGCCGCGTCGTGATCAAGGGAGGTACCCACAACCCGATGGCGCCGCCCTTCCATTTTCTCGACCTGAGCTATGCGCCGCTGATGCGCCGCCTGGGCGCGCCCGTGCAACTCAGGCTCAAGCGGCATGGCTTCTACCCCGCTGGTGGAGGCGTGATCGAGGCCGAGATCAGCCCCGCCGCCGATACGCTCTCGCCCTTTGACCTGGTGGACCGTGGCGAGCGGCGCGCCAGCTATGCGGAATGCCTGTGCGCCGCCATCCCTCGCTCCATCGCGCGGCGTGAGCTGGAAGAGCTGCGCCAGCAGCTCCATTGGGACGAGACGCAGATGCGGCACGGCGACACGCGCCAGGACGAAGGCCCCGGCAACGCGCTCATGGCCATCCTGGAATACGCCAACGTCTGCGAGGTGTTCACGCGCCTGGGCGAGCGTGGCGTGAGCTCCGAGCAGGTCGCCCGCTCGCTCGCGGGCGAGGTGCGCAAGTACCTCGCCGCCGAGTCCGCCGTGGGCCCTTACCTGGGCGACCAATGGGCCCTGCCCCTGGCACTCGCCGTGCACCGCACAGGCCGCGCTGCGCGCTACACCTGCAGCCCGCTCACGCAGCATGCGCGCACGAACTTCGAGGTGATCGAGCAGTTCCTGCCGGTGCGCATCGACGTGATGCGCTCGGCTGGCGACGCAGGCTGCTACGAGGTGCTGGTGCGGCCCGGTGGAGCCAGCGCTATTTCAATTTCGCGAACATCGTCCGCTTCGTGTTCGTGA
- a CDS encoding RtcB family protein, protein MSDDKELNYNVAQVPNGVPIKMWTKGVPVEDEARNQLVNTSRLPIVFKHIAAMPDVHLGVGATIGSVIPTIKAIIPAAVGVDIGCGMMAAKTTLRATDLPDNLARLRSAIERAIPHGFAPKHRGRDPGAWDTPPEAVDQAWAGLVDEFNQLAELHPRLKNTNNHKHLGTLGSGNHFVEVCLDQNDFVWFMLHSGSRGVGNAIGNHFIELAKKDAERNMRNLPDKDLAYFEEGAQYFGDYVRGVSWAQKFAMKNREVMMTNLIAAVRKVIAKPFESHVEAVNCHHNYVQKEHHFGEDVFVTRKGAVSAKRGEMGIIPGSMGARSYIVRGLGNPESFESCSHGAGRVMSRTKAKKLFTVADQIKATEGVECRKDADVIDEIPMAYKDIDAVMAAQQDLVEVVHTLKQVVCVKG, encoded by the coding sequence ATGTCTGACGATAAAGAACTGAACTACAACGTGGCACAAGTGCCCAACGGTGTCCCCATCAAGATGTGGACCAAGGGTGTGCCGGTGGAAGACGAGGCGCGCAACCAGCTGGTCAACACGTCGCGCCTGCCCATCGTGTTCAAGCACATCGCGGCGATGCCCGACGTGCACCTGGGAGTTGGCGCCACCATCGGCTCGGTGATTCCCACGATCAAGGCGATCATTCCGGCGGCCGTGGGTGTGGATATCGGATGCGGAATGATGGCCGCCAAGACCACGCTGCGCGCCACCGATCTGCCCGATAACCTCGCGCGGCTGCGCTCCGCGATCGAACGTGCGATTCCCCATGGCTTTGCACCGAAGCATCGCGGGCGCGACCCCGGTGCCTGGGATACACCGCCCGAAGCGGTGGACCAGGCGTGGGCTGGCCTGGTGGATGAATTCAACCAGTTGGCGGAACTGCATCCACGCCTGAAGAACACCAACAACCACAAGCATCTGGGAACGCTGGGTTCCGGAAACCACTTCGTGGAAGTCTGCCTGGACCAGAACGACTTCGTGTGGTTCATGCTGCACTCGGGTTCGCGTGGGGTGGGTAATGCCATCGGCAACCATTTCATCGAGCTGGCCAAGAAGGACGCGGAGCGCAACATGCGCAACCTGCCCGATAAGGATCTGGCGTATTTCGAGGAAGGCGCGCAGTACTTCGGAGACTACGTACGTGGTGTGTCCTGGGCACAGAAGTTCGCGATGAAGAACCGCGAAGTGATGATGACCAACCTGATCGCCGCCGTGCGCAAGGTGATCGCCAAGCCGTTCGAGTCGCATGTGGAAGCGGTGAATTGCCACCACAACTATGTGCAGAAGGAACACCACTTCGGTGAGGACGTGTTCGTGACCCGAAAAGGCGCGGTGAGCGCCAAGCGCGGCGAGATGGGAATCATCCCCGGAAGCATGGGCGCACGAAGCTACATCGTTCGCGGCCTTGGAAACCCTGAGAGCTTCGAGAGCTGCAGCCACGGCGCGGGCCGGGTGATGAGCCGGACCAAGGCGAAGAAGCTGTTCACCGTGGCCGACCAGATCAAGGCCACCGAGGGCGTGGAATGCCGGAAGGACGCGGACGTGATCGACGAGATCCCCATGGCCTACAAGGACATCGACGCGGTGATGGCCGCACAGCAGGACCTGGTGGAAGTGGTCCATACCCTGAAGCAGGTGGTCTGCGTGAAGGGTTGA
- a CDS encoding vWA domain-containing protein, translating into MVNTQLFSTRNSATLAPANTLNNAGSGAYAFEPRHQLAQIAVTGCLGQTFYASAEDQLDQLANLVLTVDNEFTAKTAVYARERGYMKDMPATLAAALAVWNTELLAQVFGRVIDNGKMLRNFVQVVRSGAMGRKSLGTRPKKLVQNWLLTASEKQLLNAAVGNTPSLADVVKMVHPKPAEAWRAAWFAWLIGKPFNEADLPPITQAFERFKRDNAKGVVSLDVPDVPFQMLTALALYNKQWAEIARKGSWQMVRQNLNTFARNEVFRLPGMTDVIARKLRDANAIARARVMPYQLLAAYMATDDQIPAAVRNALQDAMEIALSNVPRFEGNVVVCPDVSGSMSTIVTGYRGSASSKVRCIDVAGLMAAAVLRKNGDARVLPFEQAVVKLKLNGRDSVMTNAQKLAKIGGGGTNCSAPLKLLADEKAKVDLVIMVSDNESWVDGNRRGATATMLEWERIKQRNPRAKLVCIDIQPYGTTQAMERADILNVGGFSDAVFDVVASFAQGKLGAAHWVGEIEKVVLTAQ; encoded by the coding sequence ATGGTCAACACGCAACTCTTCTCTACCCGCAACAGCGCAACACTGGCCCCGGCCAACACGCTGAACAACGCAGGTTCCGGCGCATATGCGTTCGAGCCGCGCCATCAGCTTGCGCAGATCGCGGTCACCGGTTGCCTGGGCCAGACTTTCTACGCCAGCGCTGAGGATCAGCTGGACCAGCTCGCCAACCTGGTGTTGACGGTGGATAACGAGTTCACCGCCAAGACTGCCGTCTATGCCCGCGAACGCGGCTACATGAAGGACATGCCTGCCACGCTGGCCGCCGCGCTCGCCGTGTGGAACACCGAGCTGCTTGCGCAGGTGTTCGGCCGCGTGATCGACAACGGCAAGATGCTGCGCAACTTCGTGCAGGTGGTGCGAAGCGGCGCCATGGGCCGCAAGTCGCTGGGAACGCGTCCCAAGAAGCTGGTGCAGAACTGGTTGCTGACGGCATCCGAGAAGCAATTGCTGAACGCCGCGGTAGGTAACACGCCTTCGCTCGCCGACGTGGTGAAGATGGTTCACCCCAAGCCTGCCGAGGCCTGGCGTGCCGCGTGGTTCGCATGGCTGATCGGAAAGCCCTTCAACGAGGCCGATCTGCCGCCCATCACGCAGGCGTTCGAACGCTTCAAGCGCGATAACGCCAAGGGCGTGGTTTCGCTCGACGTGCCCGACGTGCCCTTCCAGATGCTGACGGCCCTGGCCTTGTACAACAAGCAATGGGCGGAGATCGCCAGGAAGGGATCGTGGCAGATGGTTCGCCAGAATCTGAACACCTTCGCCCGCAACGAGGTGTTCAGGCTGCCCGGAATGACGGACGTGATCGCGCGCAAGCTGCGTGATGCGAACGCCATCGCCAGGGCCCGGGTGATGCCCTACCAGCTGCTGGCGGCCTACATGGCCACGGACGACCAGATACCTGCCGCCGTGCGCAACGCCTTGCAGGACGCGATGGAAATCGCGCTCTCCAACGTGCCGCGCTTCGAAGGCAACGTGGTGGTGTGCCCCGACGTGTCGGGCTCGATGAGCACCATCGTCACCGGGTATCGTGGATCGGCCTCGTCCAAGGTGCGCTGCATCGACGTGGCAGGCCTGATGGCGGCTGCGGTGCTGCGCAAGAACGGCGATGCACGTGTGCTGCCATTCGAGCAGGCGGTGGTGAAGCTCAAGCTGAACGGCCGGGATTCCGTGATGACCAATGCACAGAAGCTCGCGAAGATCGGTGGAGGCGGAACCAACTGCAGCGCGCCCCTGAAGCTGCTGGCCGACGAAAAGGCCAAGGTGGACCTGGTCATCATGGTCTCGGACAACGAGTCCTGGGTGGACGGAAACCGCCGCGGCGCCACGGCGACGATGCTGGAGTGGGAACGCATCAAGCAACGCAACCCCCGTGCGAAGCTGGTGTGCATCGACATCCAGCCCTATGGAACGACGCAGGCGATGGAGCGCGCCGACATCCTGAATGTGGGTGGCTTCAGCGACGCGGTGTTCGATGTGGTGGCCAGCTTCGCCCAAGGCAAGCTGGGTGCCGCCCACTGGGTGGGCGAGATCGAGAAGGTCGTGCTCACCGCGCAATGA
- the rtcR gene encoding RNA repair transcriptional activator RtcR has translation MAKKTVAIGFIGTQLDSGLGAGRWSKWRPTVSLVQHEDTQIDRLDLLYSVRYRSLADTLVKDIANVSPETEVRLIPLEVNDPWDFGEMYAAIYDWVRGYAFDPENEQYWVHITTGTHVAQICMFLMVESRQIPGVLLQTSPPRKQVEGAAGEFTLIDLDLSRYDVLAQRFHQAKEEAIEFLKSGIATRNARFNRLIEEIERVAVRSRAPVLFTGPTGAGKSHLARRMFELKKSRHQIEGDFVEVNCATLRGDGAASTLFGHKKGAFTGAAADRAGLLRAAHHGVLFLDEIGELGLDEQAMLLKAVEEKRFFPMGSDKEVTSDFQLVAGTNRDLRVDVAEGRFREDLFARINLWSYTLPGLAQRPEDIEPNMDHMLARSSAETGHAVRFNAEARAAYLQFARSGEAPWSGNFRDLAASVTRLATLAEGGRISVDQVAAETSRLRWLWQHAQGGAPDARAPADAGLDELLAPGVLAGLDCFDRLQLQSVIQVCRQSRTLSEAGRRLFDKSREQRAVVNDADRLRKYLGKFDLRWDDVVREPA, from the coding sequence ATGGCCAAGAAAACCGTCGCGATAGGCTTCATCGGAACGCAGCTCGACTCCGGCCTGGGTGCGGGCCGCTGGTCGAAGTGGCGGCCCACGGTGTCGCTGGTGCAGCACGAGGACACGCAGATCGATCGCCTCGACCTGCTCTACTCGGTGCGCTACCGGTCGCTGGCCGATACGCTGGTGAAGGACATCGCCAACGTGTCTCCCGAGACCGAGGTGCGCCTGATCCCGCTGGAGGTCAACGACCCCTGGGACTTCGGCGAGATGTACGCGGCCATCTACGACTGGGTGCGCGGCTATGCGTTCGACCCCGAGAACGAGCAGTACTGGGTGCATATCACCACCGGCACGCACGTGGCCCAGATCTGCATGTTCCTGATGGTGGAATCGCGCCAGATTCCGGGTGTGCTGCTGCAGACCTCGCCGCCGCGCAAGCAGGTGGAGGGTGCCGCCGGCGAGTTCACGCTGATCGACCTGGATCTCTCGCGCTACGACGTGCTCGCGCAGCGCTTCCACCAGGCCAAGGAAGAGGCGATCGAGTTCCTGAAAAGCGGCATTGCCACGCGCAATGCGCGGTTCAACCGGTTGATCGAGGAGATCGAGCGCGTGGCGGTGCGTTCGCGGGCGCCTGTCCTGTTCACCGGGCCGACGGGCGCGGGCAAGTCGCACCTGGCGCGCCGCATGTTCGAGCTGAAGAAGTCGCGCCACCAGATCGAAGGTGATTTCGTCGAGGTGAACTGCGCCACGCTGCGCGGCGACGGTGCGGCCTCCACGCTGTTCGGCCACAAGAAGGGGGCTTTCACGGGCGCGGCGGCGGACCGCGCGGGCCTATTGCGCGCGGCGCACCACGGCGTGCTGTTCCTTGATGAAATCGGCGAACTGGGGCTCGACGAGCAGGCCATGCTGCTCAAGGCGGTGGAGGAAAAGCGTTTCTTCCCGATGGGCAGCGACAAGGAGGTGACGAGCGACTTTCAGCTCGTGGCGGGCACCAACCGCGACCTGCGCGTGGATGTGGCCGAGGGCCGCTTCCGGGAAGATCTTTTCGCGCGCATCAACCTGTGGTCCTACACCCTGCCGGGCTTGGCGCAGCGGCCCGAGGACATCGAGCCCAACATGGACCACATGCTGGCGCGCTCATCGGCGGAGACCGGCCATGCCGTGCGCTTCAATGCCGAGGCGCGTGCGGCCTACCTCCAGTTCGCGCGATCGGGCGAGGCGCCGTGGAGCGGCAATTTCCGCGATCTGGCGGCCAGCGTCACGCGGTTGGCCACGCTGGCCGAGGGCGGGCGCATTTCCGTCGACCAGGTGGCGGCCGAGACCAGCCGCCTGCGCTGGCTGTGGCAGCACGCACAGGGCGGCGCGCCAGATGCGCGCGCGCCTGCCGATGCGGGGCTGGATGAACTGCTCGCGCCCGGAGTGCTGGCAGGGCTCGACTGCTTCGACCGGCTGCAGCTCCAGTCGGTCATCCAGGTCTGCCGCCAGTCCCGCACGTTGTCGGAAGCGGGGCGCCGGCTGTTCGACAAGTCGCGCGAGCAGCGTGCCGTCGTCAACGATGCTGATCGCTTGCGCAAATATCTGGGCAAGTTCGACCTGCGTTGGGACGATGTGGTGCGGGAGCCTGCCTAG